A window of Sutcliffiella cohnii contains these coding sequences:
- a CDS encoding sensor histidine kinase, whose product MRLFFREHMLFILIYFSQCVVIATLFWLDGYRGTGVILYAVFLSLVLLTFFLLYRYLSRKNFYKRLETPLNTLDESFETTERTPISEALDSLLISQYRLYKDELQKAEDRQDEHLLFMDRWVHQMKTPLSVVELTAQGLDEPESSNIREETERMRNGLNTVLYMARLRTIQEDFLIKPVTLTKLIHEVNQENKRLYIRNEVFPKLQEEKQAINVETDEKWLFFLLTQLIHNAVKYSAGKSNNIILSVYERSGEAVLEVKDFGIGIPVVDQKRVFQKFYTGENGRKYRESTGMGLYLVKEVARKLDHRIELESEPNVGTTVRIIFSETQNITSM is encoded by the coding sequence ATGAGGCTTTTTTTTCGTGAACATATGTTATTTATTCTCATTTACTTTAGTCAATGCGTAGTGATAGCAACTCTATTTTGGTTAGATGGCTACAGAGGTACAGGCGTCATCCTGTATGCTGTTTTTCTTTCGCTCGTCCTATTAACCTTCTTTCTACTATACCGGTACTTAAGTAGAAAGAATTTTTACAAGAGGCTAGAAACTCCTTTAAATACATTAGACGAGTCGTTTGAAACGACAGAGCGGACACCAATTTCTGAAGCACTCGACTCCTTACTCATTTCGCAATATCGTTTATATAAAGACGAACTTCAAAAAGCGGAAGATAGACAGGACGAGCATTTGTTATTCATGGACCGTTGGGTTCATCAAATGAAAACCCCACTTTCTGTTGTGGAACTAACCGCACAGGGCTTAGATGAGCCAGAGTCCTCAAACATACGGGAAGAAACAGAACGAATGAGAAACGGACTAAATACAGTTTTATACATGGCTCGTCTTCGTACAATCCAAGAAGATTTTCTCATTAAACCTGTTACGCTTACGAAGCTAATACATGAAGTGAATCAGGAGAACAAACGGTTATACATTCGTAACGAAGTGTTCCCTAAATTACAAGAAGAAAAACAAGCTATTAACGTTGAGACGGATGAAAAATGGCTTTTCTTCTTATTAACACAATTGATACATAATGCCGTGAAATATTCTGCAGGAAAATCAAATAATATCATCCTTTCTGTTTATGAAAGGTCAGGAGAAGCAGTCTTAGAAGTTAAAGATTTTGGGATAGGAATTCCGGTTGTAGACCAAAAACGAGTATTTCAAAAATTTTATACAGGAGAAAACGGACGTAAATATCGAGAGTCGACAGGAATGGGGCTTTATTTAGTTAAAGAAGTCGCTCGGAAGCTAGATCATCGTATCGAATTGGAATCAGAGCCTAACGTTGGAACTACCGTTCGAATTATCTTTTCTGAAACACAAAACATTACATCGATGTAA
- a CDS encoding ABC transporter ATP-binding protein: protein MLKVTNVSKVYDGKVAYRALTDINLEIEKGEFVAIMGPSGSGKTTLLNIISTNDEPTSGSVEIEGENPHKLKKNALAKFRRNELGFIFQDFNLLHTLTVEENIVLPLTLEGTKVKEMKAKAAAIADTLGISSLMNKRTYEISGGQAQRVAIARAMIHKPKLLLADEPTGNLDSKASKDVMKMLVSINEKEKTSLLMVTHDPLAASYSDRVVFIRDGKLHSEIYRGDNRQAFFQKIIDMLSLMGGDGNDLSSIRV, encoded by the coding sequence ATGCTTAAAGTAACAAATGTAAGTAAAGTATATGACGGGAAAGTAGCTTACCGTGCCCTTACAGATATTAATTTAGAAATAGAAAAAGGTGAGTTCGTTGCGATTATGGGTCCTTCGGGCAGTGGAAAAACAACACTATTAAACATCATTTCGACGAATGATGAACCAACTAGTGGATCTGTTGAAATTGAAGGTGAAAATCCTCATAAACTGAAGAAAAACGCACTTGCAAAGTTTCGACGAAATGAACTAGGGTTTATCTTTCAAGATTTTAATCTGTTACACACGTTAACAGTGGAGGAAAATATTGTTCTACCATTAACTTTAGAGGGTACAAAAGTAAAAGAGATGAAGGCCAAGGCAGCAGCGATTGCAGATACACTTGGGATTTCTTCACTTATGAATAAGCGCACGTACGAAATATCAGGTGGTCAGGCACAACGTGTTGCGATTGCAAGAGCGATGATTCATAAGCCTAAGCTGCTACTAGCCGATGAACCGACAGGAAACCTTGATTCGAAAGCATCCAAAGATGTAATGAAAATGCTCGTATCTATTAATGAAAAAGAAAAAACTAGTCTTTTAATGGTAACGCACGACCCACTAGCAGCTAGCTATTCGGACCGAGTAGTATTTATTCGAGACGGAAAACTTCATTCCGAAATTTACCGTGGAGATAATAGACAAGCATTTTTCCAAAAAATAATTGACATGCTTTCACTGATGGGAGGGGATGGAAATGACCTTTCGTCAATTCGCGTTTAA
- a CDS encoding FtsX-like permease family protein, translated as MTFRQFAFNNVLRNKRLYIAYFLSSMFTVMVFFTFAIFSFHPTFSEGAINENALFGMTVAGGIIYVFSFFFILYSMSSFLQSRKKEFGLLIMLGASDKQIRLMVFLENILIGFAATIGGIGMGLLFAKAILLIAENVLIIEESLHFYIPTLAIVVTFISFFILFFFISIFVSFILRTKKLVDLLKGDKQSKGEPKASILLSILAALLLIGGYSTALYVEGIAVMFAMVPVIIVVTLGTYLFFTQLSVFVIRLLKRNKSVFWRKTNMLLFSDLSFRMKDNARTFFMVAIISTVAFSAIGTLYGFQSYLTKGIKDVNPYTFSYSPFGGANNEEVERDIEVMNRIIKEEKIETKMETLLLQKFQVGEMEVLVAKASDYNRFAALINREKLHPKENEAFVVEQSDAIVMDGPKASERLLGTNISLINGQEISPSRVVESAVLTEINGYYVVHDNVYDQLGTPVYTDWSAVWVAQNANTDQLIETGRKLEEELQYKAFSVDYTLFDINKAFGPILFIGLFIGIVFFVSAGSFLYFRLFSDFDEEKRKFRAISKIGLTESELKKVVNRQIALLFFSPIVVALIHGAVALTALSNLFNYNLTVEASLVLGSFAIIQIAYFLIVRYFYIKQIKNALR; from the coding sequence ATGACCTTTCGTCAATTCGCGTTTAATAATGTGTTACGCAATAAGCGACTGTATATTGCGTATTTCCTAAGTAGTATGTTTACAGTAATGGTCTTTTTCACGTTTGCCATCTTTTCGTTTCACCCTACATTTTCAGAAGGAGCTATAAATGAAAATGCACTATTTGGAATGACGGTTGCTGGTGGAATTATTTATGTATTTTCATTCTTTTTTATTCTTTACTCGATGAGTTCTTTTTTGCAATCGAGGAAAAAAGAGTTTGGTTTGTTAATCATGCTTGGAGCATCTGACAAGCAAATTCGATTAATGGTATTTTTAGAAAACATATTAATAGGTTTTGCAGCAACTATCGGTGGAATTGGGATGGGTTTGCTATTTGCGAAGGCGATTCTACTAATTGCCGAGAATGTTTTAATTATTGAAGAATCCCTTCACTTTTATATCCCAACACTCGCGATAGTAGTGACATTTATTAGCTTTTTCATTTTATTCTTCTTTATATCCATTTTTGTTTCGTTTATATTACGTACGAAAAAATTGGTAGACCTTCTAAAAGGAGATAAACAATCCAAGGGAGAACCGAAAGCTTCTATTCTTCTGTCTATTTTGGCAGCACTACTACTTATTGGAGGGTACAGTACAGCACTTTACGTTGAAGGTATAGCAGTTATGTTTGCAATGGTTCCTGTTATTATTGTCGTTACGCTTGGAACGTATCTATTTTTCACACAATTAAGTGTGTTTGTTATACGTTTATTAAAACGAAATAAATCTGTATTTTGGCGAAAAACAAATATGCTATTATTCTCAGACCTTTCCTTTCGAATGAAGGATAATGCTAGAACATTTTTTATGGTGGCGATTATTTCTACCGTAGCTTTTAGTGCAATTGGAACATTATATGGCTTTCAATCTTATTTAACGAAAGGAATAAAAGATGTTAATCCATACACGTTCTCCTATAGTCCGTTCGGAGGAGCAAATAATGAAGAGGTCGAACGTGATATTGAGGTCATGAACCGTATTATTAAAGAAGAAAAGATAGAAACAAAAATGGAAACTCTTCTTTTACAAAAATTCCAAGTGGGAGAAATGGAAGTGTTGGTGGCGAAAGCTTCTGACTATAATCGTTTTGCCGCATTAATCAATCGGGAGAAGCTTCATCCAAAGGAAAATGAGGCGTTTGTTGTTGAACAGAGCGATGCCATTGTAATGGATGGGCCAAAAGCGAGTGAGCGGTTATTGGGAACGAATATTTCACTAATTAATGGACAAGAAATTAGTCCTAGCCGCGTAGTCGAATCTGCGGTGTTAACAGAAATTAACGGTTATTATGTCGTGCATGATAACGTTTATGACCAGCTTGGAACACCGGTTTATACGGATTGGAGTGCAGTTTGGGTTGCGCAAAATGCAAATACGGATCAACTAATTGAAACAGGAAGAAAGTTAGAAGAGGAATTACAGTATAAAGCTTTTTCCGTAGATTATACGTTGTTTGATATTAACAAAGCTTTTGGACCAATTTTATTTATCGGCTTGTTTATCGGAATTGTCTTTTTCGTTTCTGCAGGCAGTTTCTTATATTTCCGCCTGTTTTCTGATTTTGATGAAGAAAAGCGCAAATTCCGTGCTATTTCTAAAATTGGGCTAACCGAATCAGAGCTGAAAAAAGTAGTAAACCGCCAAATTGCGCTATTATTTTTCTCGCCGATTGTCGTTGCCCTAATACATGGAGCAGTCGCACTTACAGCGCTATCTAACCTTTTTAATTACAATTTAACAGTAGAAGCCTCCCTAGTACTAGGTAGCTTCGCCATCATTCAAATAGCCTACTTCCTAATAGTTAGATACTTCTATATAAAACAAATCAAAAACGCCTTAAGGTGA
- a CDS encoding VOC family protein — MKLGAFSVSLNVKDINASKLFYEKLGFQTLGGDISQNWLILKNENCVIGLFQGMFDKNILTFNPGWDQNAQNIDSFTDIRELQKHLKENGISIQREADESSEGPAYFTIEDPDGNQILVDQHR, encoded by the coding sequence ATGAAATTAGGAGCATTTTCGGTCAGTTTAAACGTGAAAGATATTAACGCATCAAAACTATTTTACGAAAAATTAGGGTTTCAAACGCTAGGTGGGGATATTAGTCAAAATTGGCTTATTTTAAAGAATGAAAACTGTGTTATCGGGCTATTCCAAGGTATGTTTGATAAGAATATCCTTACTTTTAACCCTGGTTGGGATCAAAACGCCCAAAATATTGATTCTTTTACCGACATTCGGGAACTTCAAAAGCACCTTAAGGAAAATGGGATATCGATACAGCGTGAAGCGGATGAATCCAGTGAAGGGCCAGCATACTTTACTATTGAAGACCCAGACGGGAATCAAATTCTAGTTGACCAACATCGATAA